In the genome of Gadus chalcogrammus isolate NIFS_2021 chromosome 21, NIFS_Gcha_1.0, whole genome shotgun sequence, one region contains:
- the LOC130374241 gene encoding gap junction Cx32.2 protein-like, with protein MGDWSSLSELLDKVQAHSTVVGKIWMSVLLVFRILVLGVAADEVWGDEQSHFFCNNEEPGCTLACYNWMFPVSYIRYWVLQILLVSTPTLVYLGHAVHVIHRERRLRERLQGHDKGAADALRKPKYTDDRGKIVIKGILLRSYLAQLVVKILLEVGFVVGQFYLYDSPFMVPYFHCREDPCPPRIGVECFISRPTEKSIFVVFMLVVAGVSVFLNLLEILYLLCARKRQGQKKKRAALTNQEHYLSGKDLKLSGAPTAPWTCTRLTPPLGAPTAPWTSTRLTPPQGPPRPHGPPPGSPPHRGPNGPMDLHHAHSPLGAPMAPWTSTRLTPPLGAMDLHQEE; from the exons ATGGGGGACTGGTCCAGCCTCTCAGAGCTCCTGGACAAGGTCCAGGCCCACTCAACGGTGGTGGGGAAGATCTGGATGAGTGTCCTCCTGGTGTTCCGGATCCTGGTGCTGGGCGTGGCGGCCGACGAGGTGTGGGGGGACGAGCAGTCACACTTCTTCTGCAACAACGAGGAGCCGGGCTGCACCCTTGCCTGCTACAACTGGATGTTCCCCGTCTCCTACATCCGCTACTGGGTGCTGCAGATCCTGCTGGTGTCCACCCCCACCCTGGTGTACCTGGGCCACGCCGTGCACGTCATCCACCGGGAAAGGAGGCTGCGGGAGCGGCTCCAAGGCCACGACAAAGGGGCCGCGGACGCCTTGAGGAAACCCAAATACACAGACGACCGAGGCAAGATTGTGATCAAAGGCATCCTCTTGCGCAGCTACCTAGCCCAGTTGGTGGTGAAGATTCTGCTGGAGGTGGGCTTTGTGGTGGGCCAGTTCTACCTCTACGACTCCCCCTTCATGGTGCCCTACTTCCACTGCCGGGAGGATCCCTGCCCGCCCAGAATCGGGGTAGAGTGCTTCATCTCGCGGCCCACCGAGAAGTCCATCTTCGTGGTGTTCATGCTGGTGGTGGCAGGCGTGTCCGTCTTCCTCAACCTGCTGGAGATCCTGTACCTGCTCTGTGCCAGGAAGAGACAaggacagaagaagaagagagcagCCCTGACCAACCAAGAACATTACCTGTCGGGAAAAGATCTGAAGCTGAGCG GGGCCCCCACGGCCCCATGGACCTGCACCAGGCTCACCCCCCCTCTAGGGGCCCCCACGGCCCCATGGACCTCCACCAggctcacccccccccaggggcccccacGGCCCCATGGACCTCCACCAGGCTCACCCCCCCATAGGGGCCCCAACGGCCCCATGGACCTCCACCATGCTCACTCCCCCCTAGGGGCCCCCATGGCCCCATGGACCTCCACCAGGCTCACCCCCCCTCTAGGGGCCATGGACCTCCACCAGGAGGAATAA
- the LOC130374692 gene encoding gap junction Cx32.2 protein-like, whose amino-acid sequence MGDWSFLASLLKKVQSHSTVVGKVWMSVLFLFRLFILAAGLDSVWGDEQASMNCNTNSPGCKNACYDHAFPLSHRRFWVLQILFVSLPTLIYLGHVLLVIRKEDKLRRKLGEKFNKKGLPRTPKYSDEHGAVQIKGSLLFSYMSQLVVKIILEVAFMVGQYYIYGFIFMPTKILYGEYPCRQIVACFIPRPTEKSIFIVFMLVVSGISLVLTVVELIYLMCLSLGARKRRASTSTTSTEIYNLSPVKHRPKAESTMC is encoded by the coding sequence ATGGGGGACTGGTCTTTCCTGGCCTCCTTGCTGAAGAAGGTGCAGTCTCACTCCACGGTGGTGGGGAAGGTATGGATGagcgtcctcttcctcttccggcTCTTCATCCTGGCCGCTGGTTTAGACAGCGTCTGGGGAGATGAACAGGCCAGCATGAACTGCAACACTAACTCTCCTGGCTGCAAGAACGCCTGCTACGACCACGCCTTCCCCCTGTCCCACCGGCGCTTCTGGGTCCTGCAGATCCTCTTTGTGTCTCTGCCCACACTCATCTACCTGGGTCACGTCCTGCTGGTCATCCGCAAGGAGGACAAGCTGAGAAGGAAGCTGGGTGAGAAGTTCAACAAGAAGGGCCTGCCCAGGACGCCAAAGTACTCTGACGAACACGGTGCGGTCCAGATCAAGGGTTCTCTGCTGTTCAGCTACATGAGCCAGCTGGTTGTGAAGATCATTCTCGAGGTGGCCTTCATGGTGGGCCAGTACTACATCTACGGCTTCATCTTCATGCCCACTAAGATCCTGTATGGCGAGTACCCCTGCAGGCAGATCGTGGCGTGCTTCATACCGCGGCCCACAGAGAAGAGCATCTTCATCGTGTTCATGCTGGTGGTGTCCGGGATTTCTTTGGTGCTTACCGTGGTAGAGCTGATCTACTTGATGTGTTTGTCACTGGGAGCCAGGAAGAGAagggcctccacctccaccacctccacagagATATACAACCTGAGTCCAGTGAAACACCGGCCCAAGGCAGAATCCACAATGTGCTAG
- the gja12.1 gene encoding gap junction protein, alpha 12.1, with the protein MGEWSFLASLLDKVQSHSTVIGKVWLTVLFIFRIMVLGAGAEKVWGDEQSQMICNTKQPGCKNVCYDHAFPISHIRFWVLQIIFVSSPTLVYLAHVLHVIHKEKKLRERMQTSSEPTKNPKYSDDKGHVKIKGDLLGSYLATIFFRIFLEVAFIVGQYYLYGFVMDPRVVCSRAPCPFTVECYMSRPTEKTIFIIFMLGVSCVALLLNVLEVFYLLFRGRCSKRRHVAPFTMPSHSAVLEMKQVPRTT; encoded by the exons ATGGGTGAGTGGAGTTTCCTAGCGTCTCTCCTTGACAAGGTCCAGTCCCACTCCACGGTCATCGGGAAGGTCTGGCTCACAGTGCTCTTCATTTTCCGGATCATGGTCCTTGGGGCCGGAGCAGAAAAG GTGTGGGGTGATGAGCAATCCCAAATGATCTGTAACACCAAGCAGCCAGGCTGCAAGAACGTGTGCTACGACCACGCCTTCCCCATCTCCCACATCCGCTTCTGGGTGCTGCAGATCATCTTCGTGTCGAGCCCCACGCTGGTGTACCTCGCTCACGTCCTCCACGTCATCCACAAGGAGAAAAAGCTGAGGGAGCGTATGCAGACCAGCAGCGAGCCGACCAAGAACCCAAAATACTCGGACGACAAAGGTCACGTCAAGATCAAAGGGGACCTTCTGGGCAGCTACCTGGCCACCATCTTCTTCCGGATCTTTCTGGAGGTGGCGTTCATCGTAGGGCAGTACTATCTGTACGGCTTCGTCATGGACCCCAGAGTGGTGTGTTCCAGAGCACCCTGTCCCTTCACTGTGGAGTGCTACATGTCCCGGCCGACCGAGAAgaccatcttcatcatcttcatgcTGGGGGTGTCCTGCGTGGCCCTGCTGctcaacgttctggaggtcttctaCCTGCTGTTTAGAGGCAGGTGCTCCAAGAGACGGCACGTGGCCCCCTTTACCATGCCCAGCCACTCGGCTGTCCTGGAGATGAAGCAGGTGCCTCGGACCACCTAA
- the gja13.1 gene encoding connexin 32.3 — protein MGDWGFLSSLLDKVQSHSTVIGKIWMSVLFLFRIMVLGAGAESVWGDEQSGFLCNTQQPGCENVCYDWTFPISHIRFWVLQIIFVSTPTLIYLGHVMHVTHKENKMRENLASPGCASTQKHPKYTNEKGKVKIKGNLLGSYLAQLGAKIIIEAAFIVGQYYLYGFIMVPMFPCSKKPCPFTVECYMSRPTEKTIFIIFMLVVACVSLLLNVLEVFYLLVSRSRCSPRKRSHMITSARHPAQLSGPMWPTAEDARQANKMNMDFESGQSTAGSLNGAKEEKKLLSGH, from the coding sequence ATGGGTGATTGGGGCTTTCTATCCTCCCTGCTGGACAAGGTCCAGTCCCACTCCACGGTTATCGGGAAGATCTGGATGAGCGTGCTGTTCCTGTTCCGGATCATGGTGCTGGGGGCCGGGGCGGAGAGCGTCTGGGGCGATGAGCAGTCGGGCTTCCTCTGCAACACTCAGCAGCCCGGCTGCGAGAACGTGTGCTACGACTGGACCTTCCCCATCTCACACATCCGCTTCTGGGTGCTGCAGATCATCTTTGTGTCGACACCAACGCTCATCTACCTGGGCCATGTCATGCATGTCACCCACAAGGAGAACAAGATGAGGGAGAATCTGGCCAGCCCCGGGTGCGCCAGCACGCAGAAGCACCCCAAGTACACCAACGAGAAGGGCAAGGTGAAGATCAAGGGCAACCTCCTGGGGAGCTACCTAGCCCAGCTGGGCGCCAAGATCATCATCGAGGCCGCCTTCATCGTGGGCCAGTACTATCTGTACGGCTTCATCATGGTCCCCATGTTCCCCTGCTCCAAGAAACCCTGTCCCTTCACCGTGGAGTGCTACATGTCCCGGCCCACCGAGAAgaccatcttcatcatcttcatgcTGGTGGTGGCCTGCGTGTCCCTGCTGctcaacgttctggaggtcttctaCCTGCTGGTGAGCAGGAGCAGATGTTCCCCCAGGAAGCGCTCGCACATGATCACGTCCGCTCGGCACCCGGCACAGCTCTCAGGCCCCATGTGGCCAACGGCAGAAGACGCCCGGCAGGCCAACAAGATGAACATGGACTTTGAGAGCGGCCAGAGTACTGCTGGGAGCCTAAACGGGgccaaggaggagaagaagcttCTGAGTGGTCACTAG
- the LOC130374694 gene encoding gap junction Cx32.7 protein-like produces the protein MGEWDLLSRLLDQVQTHSTVIGKVWLTVLFVFRILVLSTATEKVWGDEQSDFVCNTNQPGCKNVCYDHAFPISHVRFWVLQIISVATPTLVYLGHVLHVIHAERKVRLKIQRQAELDEDAHLFLKKGYKVPKYSHSNGKINLRGSILRSYLLNLVARILLELGFILGQYFLYGFTLQARYVCSMLPCPHKVDCFLSRPTEKSMFIWFMLVVACVSLLLSIVELLHLCVKVAGECIARRQDYTVTPVTPPLMERKAFKNREQRIQDHYNLDRQDSRGPGAGMAKGGVGAGLNGVAKGSWSEDNNTGEVHI, from the exons ATGGGTGAATGGGACCTGTTAAGTCGCCTGCTGGACCAGGTCCAGACCCACTCCACCGTCATCGGCAAGGTGTGGCTCACCGTGCTGTTCGTGTTCCGCATCCTGGTGCTGAGCACCGCCACAGAGAAG GTGTGGGGTGATGAGCAGTCCGACTTTGTGTGCAACACCAACCAGCCGGGGTGTAAGAACGTGTGCTACGACCACGCCTTCCCCATATCACACGTCCGCTTCTGGGTGCTGCAGATCATCTCGGTGGCCACGCCAACCCTGGTGTACCTGGGCCACGTCCTCCACGTCATCCATGCTGAGCGCAAG GTGAGACTGAAGATCCAGAGGCAGGCGGAGCTGGACGAGGACGCCCACCTGTTCCTGAAGAAGGGCTACAAGGTCCCCAAGTACAGCCACAGCAACGGCAAGATCAACCTGCGGGGGAGCATCCTGCGCAGCTACCTGCTCAACCTGGTGGCCAGGATCCTGTTGGAGCTGGGCTTCATCCTGGGCCAGTACTTCCTGTACGGCTTCACACTGCAGGCCCGCTACGTCTGCAGCATGTTGCCCTGCCCGCACAAGGTGGACTGCTTCCTCTCCAGACCCACGGAGAAGTCCATGTTCATATGGTTCATGCTGGTGGTGGCCTGcgtgtctctcctcctcagcaTCGTGGAGCTGCTTCATCTGTGTGTGAAAGTGGCGGGCGAGTGCATAGCTCGGAGGCAAGACTACACCGTCACCCCCGTCACCCCGCCGCTCATGGAGAGGAAGGCCTTCAAGAACCGAGAGCAGAGGATCCAGGACCATTACAACCTGGACCGCCAGGACAgcagggggcccggggccggcaTGGCCAAGGGgggtgtgggggcggggctgaacGGTGTGGCTAAAGGTTCATGGTCTGAGGACAACAACACGGGGGAAGTCCACATTTAG
- the hsdl1 gene encoding inactive hydroxysteroid dehydrogenase-like protein 1, whose translation MAAVDSFSLLYHQMARSCSSTVETLALVGALYTACRVCTVLHRCCSLVRVHFLPRLMPNRRTLAQRFGAWAVIHGAADDTAHAYAEELARQGMSLLFVSRDGTMSTDLSKALSQRHGVEVTVVEADLALGDAAIQSLREALGDKDVGILVNCGARSLEEPIPLTETSEQGLLELVNRAVLAAALMTRLVLPGMVEQGRGALVHLCSGAGSRSSGAALFASQGFLERFTQALHLEYGRRGVFLQTLTPLQVRSRVGEASSVLDLGGWLVPEAEVYARHAISTLGVAHHTTGYWPHTLQHGVMSYIPERIWSLASQFL comes from the exons ATGGCAGCGGTGGATAGCTTCTCCCTCCTGTACCATCAGATGGCCCGGTCCTGTAGCAGCACGGTGGAGACCCTGGCCCTGGTGGGGGCCCTGTACACGGCCTGCAGGGTGTGCACTGTGTTGCACAGATGCTGCTCTCTGGTCAGGGTCCACTTCCTCCCACGACTCATGCCCAACAGGAGGACCTTGGCCCAGCGGTTTGGTGCATGGGCAGTCATCCACG GTGCAGCAGATGACACGGCCCACGCCTATGCGGAGGAACTGGCCCGGCAGGGCATGAGCCTCCTCTTTGTGAGTCGCGATGGCACCATGAGTACAGACCTATCAAAGGCTCTCTCTCAACGCCATGGAGTAGAAGTGACTGTGGTTGAAGCTGACCTGGCTCTCGGCGACGCAGCCATCCAGTCCCTCAGAGAGGCTCTGGGGGATAAAGACGTGGGCATATTGGTGAACTGTGGGGCCAGGTCTCTGGAGGAGCCCATCCCCCTGACAGAGACGTCAGAGCAGGGACTGCTGGAGCTGGTGAACAGGGCCGTGCTGGCCGCTGCCCTTATGACCAGACTGGTTCTGCCCGGGATGGTGGAGCAGGGACGCGGTGCGCTGGTCCATTTGTGTTCTGGTGCAGGCAGTCGGTCCTCCGGTGCAGCACTGTTCGCCTCACAG GGATTCCTGGAAAGGTTTACCCAGGCTCTTCACCTAGAATACGGCAGACGAGGGGTTTTCCTCCAAACTCTGACTCCACTCCAG GTGCGTTCCAGAGTAGGAGAAGCCTCCTCAGTGCTGGACCTGGGGGGCTGGCTGGTCCCTGAAGCAGAGGTGTACGCCCGCCATGCCATCTCCACCTTGGGCGTGGCCCACCACACCACAGGCTACTGGCCCCACACGCTGCAG CATGGAGTCATGAGTTACATCCCTGAACGGATTTGGTCGCTGGCATCACAGTTCCTCTGA